The genome window AGTTTCTGAAACAGCTCGGAAAAGCAAATAATGACATCCATGGCCTCTTTATCTTTGCCTGTTTGAAGCATAAGGGAGACTTCTTCCATCCGTGGCATCAGGTTTACTATGGCATCATAGCACTCTTTCCCCGATCTGAAGGGATCGTTAACTTCTTCTAATCTTCCCTGAATAACAGCCTCAAGCATGATAAATGATTCTAAGACCTTTTTAACATTTTCTTCACTGCGTTCTCCCTGTGGCCTAAATCCATTGGAAGCAAGAATACTATTCATATGGTTTTTAATAGAATGAGAAAAATCTTCTAAAAGAACTTCATAACTATTTTCAATATAAGTATATTCATGCAGCAGCTCATTCAATAGTTCAACATTCCCTTCTTTGAGAGACCTTTGAATCATCTGGCAGAAATTCAGGAGTGTTTTGAGGTTCTGTGATTTGAGTTCAGCCAGTGTCAGGGCTGTCACGCGAAAGGATTCTTTATCACTAAAGGGCAAAGACTCCCAGTTCTTTTTATCTGTAATCAGAATTTCCTCGTCATCAAGAAACAACTCAGTAATAGAATAGGATTGAAGAGCCAGCCATTTTTCAACTGAGTTATATACATCTCCCAGAGATTTTTCCTGTTCAAGGATGAATTCAATTTCATCCTGATTTATATAAATTTTCAAATAAATCTCCTTCAGATTTCCGGATATCACAGAAACCGGTCTTTTTCATTATCAGGCATTCAGCCTATTAGTTATTATTTTGCTGATTGAAAGTGTCCAGTGAGCTGGAATTTGATTCCAATTGATTCAACATTCCTTCCATACTGCCATACTTTCTCTTTAAGTCTGACTCATAATCCGCCAGATATTCTTTGTAGTCTTCTATCTCATCGTTTGTATCACTGATTCCATTATCAAGCATCCTGATCTTATTGGAAAATATTCCACCAGTCTGGATATAAGGATTTAAGAATCGGTCAAGTTCATAACCGGCACCGCTATCAATGACGAGATCACCATCTGTATCCTGTCCGAATAGCTCTTTAATAGCCCTGCTGTTTGTCTGAAGGGATTTGTCCAGAACTTCTTCATTGATCTCCAGATACCCTCGCAATTTACTGACATTTACAGAACCACCACCTCCCACTGCAGCGTTGGTGGATATTCCAATTTGGCTGAGCATGGACAGCTCTCGTTCCAATGACGTTTCATAAGGGGATGATGTGATCCTCTGCAACCGGTTTTTCAGCTGCATAAGGGTTATATCAGCCCTGAAAGTTCCCAGCTCTTCTAAAGCCTTTTCCCTTTCTTCATCAGTAAAATAATCTATCTCATTCACAATATCGGTATTATCGGATGACAGTATTAGTATTTGTGTCATGGCTTGATTATAATTATATACAAATTTGATAATTTCATCTTTTGCAGATTCTACATCAGGTTTTATGGCTATATCCACTTCTTCGTCGGGATTTGCACGCTGTAAATTTAGAGTGACACCCGGAATCAGGTCATCAATTTCATTTGTATCTCTTTCGACTTTTATGCCGTTAAAGTCCAGAATGGCATTTCCCGCTGTGGAGAGGGAATTCACACCAACATATCCGTCAGCGCTTCTGGGGTCTGTAATACGCATGTTGGAAATATTGACTTCTCTAAGTGTATTCTTATTGATGAAATCAAAAGAGAGGATATTACCCTGACTGCTTGTGAGGGGAATCTTGACTTTTTGGGGTTCGTTACCAGCTGGCAAGTCCTGGAGATTCTGGCTTTCTGTCTCGGTGAGAAAAAAACCAATAGAGCTGTCCTCTACCACAGGTGGAAGCTCTGGTTTGTTCCAGGGGGGAATCTCTGCCTTGTTTGCAAAGCTCTGTACTTCAAGGCCATCAAGAACGGCCGATGCTGTAGATGGTAATACAGGTGGAGGAGGTTCAACAGGTTCTCTGGATGCCGGATCAATATCTGTGACAGAAATTGTATATTCAAGAATCATTCCGTCCTCTACCGGTACAGGGGAGGGGAGTTCTATGTGTAATTCTGACTCTGCCGTCAAGAGGACTTCACTTTGAACTGTTTTACGGCTTGTATCAAAATTGATTTGAGTATTATCCGTTTCTACTGGCTTAATAATTCCACTATCCAGAGCCCAGCTCAAAGCATCATCTTTAAACCTAAGGCGATTTTCTGTTCCTGTTGCTGTGGATTCGAAAAGGACAACCTGCGTATCAGATGTATCTCTGACAACAGTCAATTTCATCAGACCGTCAGCTTTTGCTTCAAGCCTTTTCGCAAAATCTGAAAGTTTCCCGCCTCTGTATCTGAGGGAAAATTCCTTATCGCCTACTTCAAAGCTATAAGTCCCTTCGGGTACACGTTCATCCACTGGCATTGAAGGTGAAATAAATTTATCTGTAGATGCTGTTTGAAGGACAGTAAAACTCAATTCCTGCTCTTCTGCATCTCTGGTGGCTGTTGCGGTTAGAATCCTCTCATTCGAAGAATCTACCAACTTATTACTGAAAGGATTTTCAAAACCAAAAAGAGTTCTTGCTGATGTTCTCAGACTGCTGATCTTCCGGTTAAAGTTCTGCCAAATTCTTTTTTCTTCTTCTTGTTCTTTGACCGAATTTTCCATGGTGCTGAGCTTAACTTTCTCAACTTCCACGAGTCCTTGAACGAGTTCTTCTGTATTATATTTACTGTTTATACCAGGGATGCTTATGTCTGCCATGGCATCCCCCTATGAGTTTTAAACCATTTTATCAATAAATATACCGATAGCTTCACGCAGATTTTCATGTAATGTCTGTAGTTCCCTAGATGGAATTTCCTTTACTACCTTATCGGTACTCCTATCAATGATTTTTACTACAAAACTGTCAATCTTTTCATTGATAGAATAACTGAATCGCGTGTTATTGGTAATTTCGTTGAGTATGGTTCTTGTTTCTTTGATATCCGGAACGGTAAGTTTTACTTTCTGCTTCTGCAGTTCTACCTGTTGCTTTGATCTTTCTGCATTCTGCTGAGTGCTTATCTGTACCGGTCCAGAACTGGATATTTTACCTACGTTCATATAGACCTCCCTGTAAAAATAGTAATGGGGAAGGGCGCGAACCCCCCCATAACTACTGTAAAAAAGATAACGTCCAGAAATCTCTTTTATTAGCGATTACCCAGTCTTAGCCCAATAACTGCAGTACAGATTGTGTCCGTACATTAGCCTGTGCCAGCATGGAAGAACCAGCCTGATTCAGAATCTGATTTTTTGTGTAATCCACGACCTCACTGGCCATGTCTACATCACGAATCCTGGATTCAGCTGCCTGCATATTTTCCGCTGCAATGGCAATACCTTTGGCAGCCATTTCGAAACGGTTCTGGTATGCACCAAGATCGGCTCTCTGTTTGTTAACAGTTTTCAAAGCTTCATCTACGATACCGATAGTACGGTTTGCTTCTTCCACAGAAGAAAGGGTAACAATTCCGCCACCACCCTGCTCGTTTTGAAGACCTAAAGCCTCAGCAGTCATAGTACCAATAAAGATAGATTCTTTCTGATCCATATTGGCTCCCACTTGAAGCTGCATGACATCACCTGTCGCAGAAGCTTCTGCAAACCGGCCGGTCAGTAGGTTCATGCCGTTGAACTGTGCGTGTGATGCAATTCTATTCATCTCATCAACTAATTGGCTGACTTCGACCTGAATCTGCATTCTATCTTCCGCAGTATAAATACCGTTGGAAGCCTGTACGGACAATTCTCTAACACGATGTAGAATATCCTGAGTTTCCTGCAAGAATCCTTCGGTTGTCTGGATAAAAGAAACACCGTTCTGGATGTTCTTTTCTGCCTGATTCAGACCTCTGATCTGACTCCGCATTTTTTCAGATACCGCCAGTCCTGACGCATCGTCAGCTGCCTTGTTAATTCTCAGACCTGATGAAAGTTTTTCCATGTTATTAGCAGTTTCACTCTGAGAAACAGCGAGCTGCCTATTAGAATTGATGGCGCTCATGTTATGATTAATTATCATATACCCTCCTTGAAATGTTTGTTGGCATCCTTGCCGCAAACCTGTATGCACCTGACTTTGAATAAAGCCGAATCGCGCCGCTTTACCATTGACAGCTGAACAGGGAGATTGACACGATCCTTTTGTACCAGAATCGTGCTCATCTCCCTGTCCTGTGAATACACAGGAGGGTTATTTCAAAGAACTTCTAATCCAATAGAGGCGATGCTTCATCCAAATTTAGGAAAAACATCGCCTTCACTGCAATATCAAACACTGTTTGAAGATCTGCAGTAAAGACCTAAAGCAGGCTATGAACCCGAACAGAACTCTACTGAAGATTATATTACACTATTGGAGAAGCTGCAAGACTGACTGTGATCTCTGGTTTGCCTGAGCTAACATGGCATTACTAGCCTGTGTCAGGATCTGGTTTTTTGTGAAATCAACAGTTTCTTGTGCCATGTCCAGGTCTCTTATTCGGGATTCAGCGGCCTGCAGGTTTTCTGCTCCGATGTCAATTCCCTTAATCGCCATTTCCAGTCTGTTCTGATAAGCACCCAGATCTGCTCTCTGTTTGTTAACAGTTTTAAGAGCGGAGTCCAGTACACCTATGTTTCTGTTAGACTGTTCGGGTGTTGAAATAGACATTATTTCACCACTACCGATCTGACGAAGACCAAGTGCTTCAGCAGTCATGGTTCCAATGTAAACCTGTTCTCTCTGATCCATATTGGCACCGATATGGAACCACATGGATGAAGTCACAGTGTTGAAACCGTTGTCGGCTGCAAACCGGCCAGTCAGCATATTCATGCCGTTAAATTGAGCATGTGATGCCACTCTGTCAAGTTCGTCAACAAGCTGGGAAACTTCTACCTGGATCTGCATTCTGTCTTCTGAGGTATAAATACCGTTGGAAGCTTGAATCGCCAGTTCTCTCACTCTCTGAATGATGTCAGTTGTTTCCTGGAGATAACCTTCAGAAGTCTGAATAAAGGAGATTCCATCTGCAGCATTTCGAGATGCCTGGTTCAAACCTCTGATCTGAGATCGCATTTTTTCAGATACAGCAAGTCCTGAAGCATCGTCGCCAGCCTTGTTGATACGCATACCTGAGGACAATTTCCCCATGTTGGCTGCGGTATTCGAGTTGGCGATTCCCAAGTTCCTGTTAGCACTCATAGCACTAATGTTGTGATTAATAATCATATATTCCTCCATGAATATTGTATTAGGGCATCCTTGCCCGGAGAGTTTTAATACCCTCTTAATTTCCTATCGTCATGGAGGTTGAAATAACTTGAAAAAAAATAAAGTTTTTTTTATTTATTCCGATTAGTCGGAGACCAAAAGATCGACTTTAGGTCTGTTCTGACTTTTTTTCAATAAAATTCAAATATTCTGCCGCTATAGTATCTTCCGGGTCCAGAGCAATCACGGTTCTGAAAAAAGCAGACGCTTCTTCCATCTTTTTTTCTTTTAGGGAAAGGATTCCCATGTTGGAAATTATTTTTAGATTTTCAGCATCTAGTGACAGGGCTTCTTCCAGATATTTGCGGCTCTCATCGTAATTTCCCAGCTCTAAACTGCATATAGCCAGCTCATTTAGAATGTCGGGGTGAGGACCTTTTAGTTCTGCTGCTTGTTTAAAGCTTAAGAGGCCTTCTTCAAATTGTGACATTTTCCGGAGCGCCCAGCCTTTAAGAAACCAGGCATTCCAAACATTTTTATTTTCATTCAAAAATTGGTCAATAAGATCCAAGCCTTCCTGATTCTTGTCTTCACTAACGAGTCTGTATGCACTTCTATATATTTCATTGGTGTCTTTCAATTCAGAACATTCCCGCATCAATTTTTCGGCTTCGCTGCGCTTTTGTTCATCTTCTCCCATACTCAGGTAGCTGGAAGAGAGTTCATAAGATCTTTTGAAATCCTGTTTGTTGTAGTAGAACCAGGCGGCATTGAAGTAAATATCAGGTAAATCTTCAGCCTGCTCAATTAAGTTGGCATAAAGAGATTCTATCTGATTTTCCAGCTCTACATAGGGGGCGGAGAATTTATCCTTTATTTCTCCTAGTTTATTCTCATAGAGTAGGACCAGGTTTAAATGGCTTCGGATATCCTGGGGATTCAGTCCAATAAGAGCCAGAAAAATTTCTTCTGCCAGATCAAAATCAGAGCTTTGTGCCTTAATTATTGCAGATTGAGTTAACTCCGCTGTGATATCAGGCTTTGAAGAATGAATGAAATTTCTGTAGTAGGGTAGGTTCTCATTTTCAGGATCGTAGGCCAGAACCTTCAGCATTCCAGAAATAATCATTTCCCAACTGAGGTCTTCTGATTTCCAACTGGAAGGATCTACACCTTCGGGGATTTCAATGGGTATGAGTACCGAAGGATCGAGATCGAGGGTTCCAATTTTATGGCTTATATTTTCAGGTATTGAAATATATACAATTTGATTGAGTTTATAATTTTTTTCCATTCTTACAATGTAACGGATTAGCGCTTAAGAAGGAAGTTATTTATCATCACTTTGTAAGCTAAAGGCAACGCTTCCAGGGGAAAATGGATGGCAATGGCTGCCAGATCTCTTCTTCCCTGTACTTCTTCAAAACGAAGGATTTGACCTTCGATGCTGATATATTCACCTTTACTGTTGATTATCTTTAGTTCGGCCGCTTTATTGATAAGAAATTTTGCATTTCCAGGAACAATCACCTTAGCACCGGAAAAAGATAAATCTCTCAATATACCCTTTCTTGGAAGACTGTCCACAAGAAGAACACAGTTCTTTGATCCGAGATCCAGTTTTTTCATGCTGTCAGCGGTTACTAAAACACGGTCTTCTTTTCTTTTAGTAGCATTTACATTGGCTTCCAATAGAAAACCGAGTATTTCTATGAGATCATCAGGTGGTCTTGTAGAGTAGGTGAGTGTGCTGAAATAAAGATCGGGCTGATTTGCAGAATACTTTGTGAAATTGCTCAGTCGTCCCTGTATAAAAAAATTCAGCTCCACAGGTTTAGGCTGATCATCTCTTAAAAATGAGAGTCTGAGAGAGATGTTCGGCTCTTCTTCAATGATATTGCTGACCATCGTATCGGTTAAAGAGACAAGAATCCTGGCAGATTCGAGGCTGGTTGCATAGAGTAGGCAGGCATGGGGACCTTCCTTCAATTTCAGAAATACTTTCTTTGGCTGCAAACCTGTGCTCTTAATTACTTCCTTATTAAAAGTAACTTCAATGCTGCGATATTTATTGTAGAGATCCTTAATGATCTGGTTCGTTACTATGGCCATATGGATGGGTGAATTCTAACGATATTTGGTCTTGTGGTCAATTGAAAACAAAAATGAATCGAAAAAACCCGCAGTGCCGTTTTGGGAACTCATCCTCTTGAACTCAACTGTTCAAGTGGGCTTCCGTTCCAAGACATCCTGTTTCTCCGCAATGGGATAACAATTCAGTCATAGGCATTCTGGAATCCCATGGATATAACTTGTCGCAAGAGAAATATCCCTATAAACACGTACACCGCAGGTAAAAATTATTCGTTTACATTAGTTTCAAGTACATCAATCACTCTTTGAAAAGCCCTGTCTACT of Oceanispirochaeta crateris contains these proteins:
- a CDS encoding flagellin: MIINHNMSAINSNRQLAVSQSETANNMEKLSSGLRINKAADDASGLAVSEKMRSQIRGLNQAEKNIQNGVSFIQTTEGFLQETQDILHRVRELSVQASNGIYTAEDRMQIQVEVSQLVDEMNRIASHAQFNGMNLLTGRFAEASATGDVMQLQVGANMDQKESIFIGTMTAEALGLQNEQGGGGIVTLSSVEEANRTIGIVDEALKTVNKQRADLGAYQNRFEMAAKGIAIAAENMQAAESRIRDVDMASEVVDYTKNQILNQAGSSMLAQANVRTQSVLQLLG
- the fliD gene encoding flagellar filament capping protein FliD; this translates as MADISIPGINSKYNTEELVQGLVEVEKVKLSTMENSVKEQEEEKRIWQNFNRKISSLRTSARTLFGFENPFSNKLVDSSNERILTATATRDAEEQELSFTVLQTASTDKFISPSMPVDERVPEGTYSFEVGDKEFSLRYRGGKLSDFAKRLEAKADGLMKLTVVRDTSDTQVVLFESTATGTENRLRFKDDALSWALDSGIIKPVETDNTQINFDTSRKTVQSEVLLTAESELHIELPSPVPVEDGMILEYTISVTDIDPASREPVEPPPPVLPSTASAVLDGLEVQSFANKAEIPPWNKPELPPVVEDSSIGFFLTETESQNLQDLPAGNEPQKVKIPLTSSQGNILSFDFINKNTLREVNISNMRITDPRSADGYVGVNSLSTAGNAILDFNGIKVERDTNEIDDLIPGVTLNLQRANPDEEVDIAIKPDVESAKDEIIKFVYNYNQAMTQILILSSDNTDIVNEIDYFTDEEREKALEELGTFRADITLMQLKNRLQRITSSPYETSLERELSMLSQIGISTNAAVGGGGSVNVSKLRGYLEINEEVLDKSLQTNSRAIKELFGQDTDGDLVIDSGAGYELDRFLNPYIQTGGIFSNKIRMLDNGISDTNDEIEDYKEYLADYESDLKRKYGSMEGMLNQLESNSSSLDTFNQQNNN
- a CDS encoding flagellar protein FlaG; this encodes MNVGKISSSGPVQISTQQNAERSKQQVELQKQKVKLTVPDIKETRTILNEITNNTRFSYSINEKIDSFVVKIIDRSTDKVVKEIPSRELQTLHENLREAIGIFIDKMV
- a CDS encoding tetratricopeptide repeat protein, with protein sequence MEKNYKLNQIVYISIPENISHKIGTLDLDPSVLIPIEIPEGVDPSSWKSEDLSWEMIISGMLKVLAYDPENENLPYYRNFIHSSKPDITAELTQSAIIKAQSSDFDLAEEIFLALIGLNPQDIRSHLNLVLLYENKLGEIKDKFSAPYVELENQIESLYANLIEQAEDLPDIYFNAAWFYYNKQDFKRSYELSSSYLSMGEDEQKRSEAEKLMRECSELKDTNEIYRSAYRLVSEDKNQEGLDLIDQFLNENKNVWNAWFLKGWALRKMSQFEEGLLSFKQAAELKGPHPDILNELAICSLELGNYDESRKYLEEALSLDAENLKIISNMGILSLKEKKMEEASAFFRTVIALDPEDTIAAEYLNFIEKKSEQT
- a CDS encoding PilZ domain-containing protein — translated: MAIVTNQIIKDLYNKYRSIEVTFNKEVIKSTGLQPKKVFLKLKEGPHACLLYATSLESARILVSLTDTMVSNIIEEEPNISLRLSFLRDDQPKPVELNFFIQGRLSNFTKYSANQPDLYFSTLTYSTRPPDDLIEILGFLLEANVNATKRKEDRVLVTADSMKKLDLGSKNCVLLVDSLPRKGILRDLSFSGAKVIVPGNAKFLINKAAELKIINSKGEYISIEGQILRFEEVQGRRDLAAIAIHFPLEALPLAYKVMINNFLLKR
- a CDS encoding flagellin, whose product is MIINHNISAMSANRNLGIANSNTAANMGKLSSGMRINKAGDDASGLAVSEKMRSQIRGLNQASRNAADGISFIQTSEGYLQETTDIIQRVRELAIQASNGIYTSEDRMQIQVEVSQLVDELDRVASHAQFNGMNMLTGRFAADNGFNTVTSSMWFHIGANMDQREQVYIGTMTAEALGLRQIGSGEIMSISTPEQSNRNIGVLDSALKTVNKQRADLGAYQNRLEMAIKGIDIGAENLQAAESRIRDLDMAQETVDFTKNQILTQASNAMLAQANQRSQSVLQLLQ